One Amycolatopsis sp. NBC_00355 genomic window carries:
- a CDS encoding sialidase family protein, with amino-acid sequence MRRLLVFVLPLVLVTALLTPASAAERQQLVPGYGSYARLVRLEHSPFGRGRIIAALTSEDAGGKFTPVMESTDEGASFHKIAEIHDPDGRYGMCCGTLYELPQRVGRLRAGTLLWAASYRQDAGAQRRVGIKIWASKDGGRSWGFLAEAARSHNIDGIWEPEFTVDAGGTLWLHFADETQAPKYAQVLNRVASTDGVNWGTKQLTLAIPPDRVRPGMPIIRRLPDGRYYFAYEICNFRDRYCDPYFKISPDGANWGSPTDPGTRVNTANGNYFQHAQTITLFPGGPNGVRIVMVGQIYTDAKGKPQPGNGQVLLANDNFGSGNWYELPAPVHITGIYNNFCPNYSSTLLPVDDGKNVLEIATEYNLGCKAYFGKGPAF; translated from the coding sequence ATGCGCCGTTTGCTCGTCTTCGTGCTTCCGCTGGTCCTCGTCACCGCACTGCTGACCCCCGCGAGCGCCGCCGAACGCCAGCAGCTCGTCCCCGGGTACGGCTCCTACGCCCGGCTCGTGCGGCTCGAACACTCCCCCTTCGGACGCGGGCGCATCATCGCCGCGCTCACCAGTGAAGACGCCGGGGGCAAGTTCACCCCCGTCATGGAGAGCACCGACGAGGGCGCGTCCTTCCACAAGATCGCCGAGATCCACGACCCCGACGGCCGCTACGGCATGTGCTGCGGCACCCTCTACGAACTCCCGCAGCGCGTCGGCCGGCTCCGCGCGGGCACCCTCCTGTGGGCCGCGTCCTACCGGCAGGACGCCGGGGCGCAGCGCCGCGTCGGGATCAAGATCTGGGCCAGCAAGGACGGCGGCCGCTCCTGGGGGTTCCTGGCCGAAGCCGCCCGCTCGCACAACATCGACGGCATCTGGGAGCCGGAGTTCACCGTCGACGCCGGCGGCACGCTCTGGCTGCACTTCGCCGACGAGACGCAGGCGCCGAAGTACGCGCAGGTGCTCAACCGGGTCGCCTCGACCGACGGCGTGAACTGGGGCACCAAGCAGCTCACCCTGGCCATCCCGCCGGACCGCGTCCGTCCCGGCATGCCGATCATCCGGCGGCTGCCCGACGGCCGGTACTACTTCGCCTACGAGATCTGCAACTTCCGCGACCGCTACTGCGACCCGTACTTCAAGATCTCGCCCGACGGCGCCAACTGGGGCAGCCCGACCGACCCCGGCACCCGCGTCAACACCGCGAACGGCAACTACTTCCAGCACGCGCAGACGATCACGCTGTTCCCCGGCGGGCCGAACGGCGTCCGGATCGTCATGGTCGGGCAGATCTACACCGACGCCAAGGGCAAACCGCAGCCGGGCAACGGCCAGGTCCTGCTCGCGAACGACAACTTCGGCAGCGGCAACTGGTACGAGCTGCCCGCGCCGGTGCACATCACCGGCATCTACAACAACTTCTGCCCCAACTACTCCTCGACCCTGCTGCCGGTCGACGACGGCAAGAACGTCCTGGAGATCGCGACCGAGTACAACCTCGGCTGCAAGGCCTACTTCGGCAAGGGCCCGGCCTTCTAG
- a CDS encoding glycoside hydrolase family 13 protein, which translates to MTTDLSTSPLTTPADRAAPWWRGAVIYQIYPRSFADGNGDGTGDLAGVRARLPHLKSLGVDALWFTPWYSSPLADGGYDVADYRVIDPAFGTLDEAEQLIADAAGLGIKTIVDIVPNHVSDQHEWFQAALAAGPGSPERQRFWFRPGRGEHGELPPTDWESSFSGGTWTRTTNPDGTPGDWYLHLFAPEQPDLNWNHPDVRAEHERVLRFWFDRGVAGIRIDSATMPVKDPSLPNEVTPDAHPFVDRDEIHDIYRGWRAVADSYAEPRVLVGEVWLADPHRFARYLRPDEMHTAFNFDFMMRPWDAGELRTAIVSTLDAHGPVGAPPTWVLSNHDVTRAATRYGREDSSFGFVARAFGIPTDLAKAQRRARAAALLSAALPGSLYVYQGDELGLPEVEDLPLSVLQDPMHFRSGGTDPGRDGCRVPLPWTSDADSAFGFGGTPWLPQPANWGDYSVERQDGDPRSMLTLYRTMIALRRSEPALRGEEFAWAGEDGDDVLAFRRGDDLLCLVNFGETPIDLPYHLEVLLASEELADSQLPTDTAVWLRV; encoded by the coding sequence GTGACCACCGACCTCTCGACCAGCCCGCTGACCACACCCGCCGACCGGGCGGCGCCGTGGTGGCGCGGTGCGGTCATCTACCAGATCTACCCGCGCAGTTTCGCCGACGGCAACGGTGACGGCACCGGCGATCTCGCCGGCGTCCGCGCCCGCCTGCCCCACCTCAAGAGCCTCGGCGTGGACGCCCTCTGGTTCACGCCCTGGTACTCCTCGCCGCTGGCCGACGGCGGTTACGACGTCGCCGACTACCGCGTCATCGACCCGGCCTTCGGCACCCTCGACGAGGCCGAACAGCTGATCGCCGACGCCGCCGGGCTGGGCATCAAGACCATTGTGGACATCGTCCCCAACCACGTCTCGGACCAGCACGAGTGGTTCCAAGCCGCACTGGCCGCCGGGCCGGGATCGCCGGAACGCCAACGGTTCTGGTTCCGCCCGGGCCGCGGCGAGCACGGTGAGCTGCCGCCGACGGACTGGGAGTCCAGCTTCTCCGGCGGCACCTGGACCCGCACCACGAACCCGGACGGCACGCCCGGCGACTGGTACCTGCACCTGTTCGCCCCCGAGCAGCCGGACCTCAACTGGAACCACCCGGACGTCCGCGCCGAGCACGAGCGCGTGCTGCGCTTCTGGTTCGACCGGGGCGTCGCGGGCATCCGCATCGACTCCGCGACCATGCCGGTCAAGGATCCTTCGCTGCCCAACGAGGTCACGCCGGACGCGCACCCGTTCGTCGACCGCGACGAGATCCACGACATCTACCGCGGCTGGCGGGCCGTCGCCGACTCCTACGCCGAGCCGCGCGTGCTGGTCGGCGAGGTCTGGCTGGCCGACCCGCACCGCTTCGCCCGCTACCTGCGGCCGGACGAGATGCACACGGCGTTCAACTTCGACTTCATGATGCGCCCGTGGGACGCCGGCGAGCTGCGCACCGCCATCGTGTCCACTTTGGACGCTCACGGCCCGGTCGGCGCGCCGCCGACGTGGGTGTTGTCGAACCACGACGTCACCCGCGCGGCCACCCGCTACGGCCGGGAGGACAGCTCGTTCGGGTTCGTCGCTCGGGCCTTCGGCATCCCCACCGACCTGGCGAAGGCGCAGCGCCGGGCCCGTGCGGCCGCGCTGCTGTCGGCGGCGTTGCCCGGCTCGCTGTACGTCTACCAGGGTGACGAGCTGGGCCTGCCCGAGGTCGAGGACCTGCCGCTGAGCGTGCTGCAGGACCCGATGCACTTCCGCTCCGGCGGCACCGACCCCGGCCGCGACGGCTGCCGCGTCCCGCTGCCCTGGACGTCCGACGCGGACAGCGCGTTCGGCTTCGGCGGCACCCCCTGGCTGCCCCAGCCCGCGAACTGGGGTGACTACTCGGTCGAGCGGCAGGACGGCGATCCGCGGTCGATGCTGACGCTCTACCGCACCATGATCGCGCTGCGGCGGTCCGAACCCGCGCTGCGTGGCGAGGAGTTCGCCTGGGCGGGCGAAGACGGCGACGACGTCCTCGCCTTCCGCCGTGGCGACGACCTGCTCTGCCTGGTCAACTTCGGGGAAACCCCGATCGACCTGCCGTACCACCTCGAAGTCCTGCTCGCCAGCGAAGAGCTGGCCGACTCCCAGTTGCCCACCGACACAGCCGTCTGGCTGCGAGTCTGA
- a CDS encoding ABC transporter substrate-binding protein, producing the protein MKSSKITAVCLCAAVVLTACSGTDETTTADGKTVVKVSIEPGLDQGAVAAFTTRVTQFEAANPKIDLVPQEFKWDATTFTAQLAGGTLPDVLTMPFTDGRGLIERRQLADISGLVDQLPYAKKFNPEVAKAGSADDGKMWAVPIAAHGQALHYNRTLFKQAGLDPDKPPSTWDEIRTDAKQIAEKTGQAGYAQLTTDNTGGWILATLDYAFGGRTEQLSGDKATATLNTPQMARALQTIHTMRWDDNSMGANFLYDWNGINQDFAAGRIGMYVSGGGNYGSLKAQNAIKADDYGVTALPLDGPNAGVLGGGTLAGVNAKANDAVKAAAVKWIDFYYLSKQADQAAAVADAKATADSGEAVGSPELPVFDKATFDQRMGWIAQYVNVPVKQLTPYTDKMFGQPLIPEPTRSTQQVYGLLDPVAQKVLTDRGADIPALLADAQTQAQALLDKP; encoded by the coding sequence ATGAAGTCCTCGAAGATCACCGCGGTGTGCCTGTGCGCCGCCGTCGTGCTGACCGCCTGTTCCGGCACCGACGAAACCACGACCGCCGACGGCAAGACCGTCGTCAAGGTGTCCATCGAACCGGGCCTCGACCAGGGCGCGGTTGCCGCCTTCACCACCCGCGTGACCCAGTTCGAAGCCGCGAACCCGAAGATCGACCTGGTCCCGCAGGAGTTCAAGTGGGACGCGACGACGTTCACCGCGCAGCTGGCGGGCGGCACGCTCCCCGACGTCCTGACCATGCCGTTCACCGACGGCCGCGGCCTGATCGAACGCCGTCAGCTCGCCGACATCAGCGGCCTGGTCGACCAGCTGCCGTACGCGAAGAAGTTCAACCCTGAGGTCGCGAAGGCGGGTTCGGCCGACGACGGCAAGATGTGGGCCGTCCCGATCGCCGCGCACGGCCAGGCGCTGCACTACAACCGGACGCTGTTCAAGCAGGCCGGCCTCGACCCGGACAAGCCACCGTCCACTTGGGACGAGATCCGCACGGACGCGAAGCAGATCGCCGAGAAGACCGGCCAGGCCGGGTACGCCCAGCTGACCACCGACAACACCGGCGGCTGGATCCTCGCGACGCTCGACTACGCCTTCGGCGGCCGCACCGAGCAGCTGAGCGGAGACAAGGCGACGGCGACGCTGAACACGCCGCAGATGGCCCGCGCGCTGCAGACCATCCACACCATGCGCTGGGACGACAACAGCATGGGCGCCAACTTCCTCTACGACTGGAACGGCATCAACCAGGACTTCGCCGCGGGCCGCATCGGGATGTACGTCTCCGGCGGCGGCAACTACGGCTCGCTGAAGGCCCAGAACGCGATCAAGGCGGACGACTACGGCGTCACGGCCCTGCCGCTGGACGGCCCGAACGCCGGTGTCCTCGGCGGCGGCACGCTCGCCGGCGTCAACGCCAAGGCGAACGACGCCGTCAAGGCCGCGGCCGTGAAGTGGATCGACTTCTACTACCTGAGCAAGCAGGCCGACCAGGCCGCGGCCGTCGCCGACGCGAAAGCGACCGCGGACTCCGGTGAAGCCGTCGGCTCGCCCGAGCTGCCGGTGTTCGACAAAGCGACCTTCGACCAGCGGATGGGCTGGATCGCGCAGTACGTCAACGTGCCGGTGAAGCAGCTGACGCCGTACACGGACAAGATGTTCGGCCAGCCGCTGATCCCGGAGCCGACGCGGTCCACCCAGCAGGTCTACGGCCTGCTCGACCCGGTGGCGCAGAAGGTCCTGACCGACCGCGGCGCGGACATCCCCGCCCTGCTGGCCGACGCGCAGACGCAGGCCCAGGCGTTGCTGGACAAGCCGTGA
- a CDS encoding carbohydrate ABC transporter permease: MTRALLSPSDWRRPAVRRTTRTLHALLLAALFLAGLGPMLWLAKAAVTPTQDTLRDPLALWPHGIDLANLSTAWTRVQIDKYFLNTVWVAAGSWLVQLVVATTAGFALSVLRPRYRRVLTGVVLTTLFVPVIVLLVPLYLSMVDFSLINSFWAVWLPSGASAFNILLVQRFFDNLPREVFEAARVDGAGPLRLFWSVVLPMSRPILGVVSVFAIVAAWKDFLWPMLVLPDPAVQPLSVRLPALQKFVELDVFLAALAISTVIPVVLFLVFQRMFLRGNALGGAVKG; encoded by the coding sequence ATGACGCGCGCCCTGCTCTCGCCGTCGGACTGGCGGCGGCCCGCCGTCCGCCGCACCACCCGCACCCTGCACGCACTCCTGCTCGCGGCGTTGTTCCTGGCCGGGCTGGGCCCGATGTTGTGGCTGGCGAAGGCGGCCGTCACGCCGACCCAGGACACGCTGCGCGACCCCCTGGCCCTGTGGCCGCACGGGATCGACCTCGCCAACCTCTCGACGGCGTGGACGCGCGTGCAGATCGACAAGTACTTCCTCAACACCGTGTGGGTCGCCGCCGGGTCGTGGCTGGTGCAGCTGGTCGTCGCGACGACGGCCGGGTTCGCGCTGTCGGTGCTGCGGCCGCGCTACCGGCGGGTGCTCACCGGGGTCGTCCTGACGACGTTGTTCGTGCCGGTGATCGTCCTGCTGGTGCCGCTCTACCTGTCGATGGTCGACTTCTCGCTGATCAACTCGTTCTGGGCGGTCTGGCTGCCTTCGGGCGCCAGCGCGTTCAACATCCTTCTGGTGCAACGGTTCTTCGACAACCTCCCGCGTGAGGTTTTCGAAGCCGCGCGCGTTGACGGCGCGGGCCCGCTGAGGTTGTTCTGGTCGGTCGTGCTGCCGATGTCGCGACCGATCCTCGGCGTCGTCTCGGTGTTCGCGATCGTGGCGGCCTGGAAGGACTTCCTGTGGCCGATGCTGGTTCTGCCCGATCCGGCAGTCCAGCCGCTCTCGGTCCGGCTCCCGGCGTTGCAGAAGTTCGTCGAGCTCGACGTCTTCCTCGCCGCGCTCGCTATTTCGACGGTGATTCCCGTCGTGTTGTTCCTCGTGTTCCAGCGGATGTTCCTGCGCGGCAACGCGCTGGGCGGAGCCGTCAAGGGCTGA
- the rfbA gene encoding glucose-1-phosphate thymidylyltransferase RfbA, with amino-acid sequence MKGIVLAGGSGTRLHPITQAVSKQLLPVYDKPMVYYPISVLMLAGIREILIISTPADLPMFRKLLGNGDQFGLSFTYAEQPSPNGLAEAFVIGADFIGDDDVALVLGDNIFYGQGFSSRLQAAVQDLDGCVLFGYPVKDPERYGVGEVGADGKLVSIEEKPAKPRSNKAITGLYFYDNQVVEIARALKPSPRGELEITDVNLTYVRQDRATLVELSRGFAWLDTGTHDSLLEAGQFVQVLEHRTGVRIACLEEIALRMGFINADECYALGSKLAKSGYGDYVKAVAVAAGASA; translated from the coding sequence ATGAAGGGCATCGTGCTGGCCGGAGGCAGCGGGACTCGCCTGCACCCGATCACCCAGGCGGTGTCGAAGCAGCTGCTCCCCGTCTACGACAAGCCGATGGTCTACTACCCGATCTCGGTGCTGATGCTGGCCGGGATCCGCGAGATCCTCATCATCTCCACCCCGGCCGACCTGCCGATGTTCCGCAAGCTGCTGGGCAACGGCGACCAGTTCGGCCTCTCCTTCACCTACGCCGAGCAGCCGAGCCCGAACGGGCTGGCCGAGGCGTTCGTGATCGGCGCGGACTTCATCGGCGACGACGACGTCGCGCTGGTGCTCGGCGACAACATCTTCTACGGCCAGGGCTTCTCCAGCCGGCTGCAGGCCGCGGTCCAGGACCTCGACGGCTGCGTCCTGTTCGGTTACCCCGTCAAGGATCCCGAGCGCTACGGCGTCGGCGAGGTCGGCGCGGACGGCAAGCTGGTCTCCATCGAGGAGAAGCCGGCCAAGCCCCGCTCGAACAAGGCGATCACCGGCCTGTACTTCTACGACAACCAGGTCGTCGAGATCGCGCGCGCGCTCAAGCCGTCGCCGCGCGGCGAGCTGGAGATCACCGACGTCAACCTCACCTACGTGCGCCAGGACCGCGCGACGCTCGTCGAGCTCAGCCGCGGCTTCGCCTGGCTGGACACCGGCACGCACGATTCGCTGCTGGAGGCCGGGCAGTTCGTGCAGGTGCTGGAGCACCGGACCGGCGTGCGCATCGCCTGTCTCGAGGAGATCGCGCTGCGGATGGGCTTCATCAACGCCGACGAGTGCTACGCGCTGGGCTCGAAGCTCGCGAAGTCCGGCTACGGCGACTACGTCAAGGCCGTCGCCGTCGCAGCCGGAGCTTCGGCCTAG
- a CDS encoding GNAT family N-acetyltransferase, whose protein sequence is MEISFLTESDRARWEVLARGKDAYFEVERVDEAYERTWRRLLDDDRIRGIIARLDGEVVGAAHYLFHASIWYAAKCYLADLYVDPEARRRGIATAMIDWVARDAEEQGFPGLYWNTLEDAPARALYDKVGMLRAGLIHYSYRRDAERS, encoded by the coding sequence GTGGAGATCAGCTTCCTGACCGAATCCGACCGTGCCCGCTGGGAAGTCCTGGCCCGCGGCAAGGATGCGTACTTCGAGGTCGAACGCGTCGACGAAGCCTACGAACGAACCTGGCGACGCCTGCTCGACGACGACCGGATCCGCGGCATCATCGCCAGGCTGGACGGCGAGGTGGTCGGCGCCGCGCACTACCTGTTCCATGCGAGTATCTGGTACGCCGCGAAGTGCTACCTGGCGGACTTGTACGTCGACCCGGAAGCCCGGCGGCGGGGTATCGCGACTGCGATGATCGACTGGGTGGCGCGGGACGCGGAGGAGCAGGGCTTCCCGGGCCTGTACTGGAACACGCTGGAGGACGCCCCGGCTCGCGCGTTGTACGACAAGGTGGGCATGCTCCGGGCGGGCCTCATCCACTACAGCTACCGGCGCGACGCGGAACGGAGCTGA
- a CDS encoding carbohydrate-binding protein codes for MSTVPAHAATTRLEAESASLSGGTVVETDHTGYSGSGFVGGFTDGHRGTARTTFAVSAASAGSYTLALGYANGTGSSRTLTLTVDSTAQQISLPATASWDSWGSASVAVPLGAGAHSVSYTFGSGDSGNVNLDRLDVTPSATGQAGPLFEAENATLSGGAVVATDHPGYSGTGFVGGYTDGNKGAARTSFAVKVTTAGPQSLALRYANGTGAAMTLSLYVDSVRQRQVSLPASANWDTWTSATESVTLTAGDHTVAYAFDSTDSGNVNLDSLTVTASVPAGPGEAEAAFLSGGATVGATTAGYTGPGYVTGFATTGARLVRTFAMASAGTATATIRFSGAGTLAVSANGRDAGTASLPAGTGWRTATFSVPVRAGVNTLQLAGTGSDVLVDSVVVANETALAARGATTPYTEYEAEAGSTTGTVLAADRTFHTVQAESSGRRAVRLGATGQSVSFSLTKPTNAVTLRFSIPDTADGAGQTAPLALYANGTKIRDLSLTSNYSWVYGAYPYTNAPSQGSPHRFYDETRAQIGDWPAGTVLKLQKDASSTAAYYDVDLLDAEQAPAAATAPAGALSITSYGAVPDNGSDATGAINAAIAAGAAQNKPVWIPVGTFRITSKINVANARVYGAGPWYSVIQGTGPRGGFFGTGSNVTLADFAIFGDVRIRDDNGSDGALDGNFGTGSLIQNLWIEHTKVGLWTDSGTNGLYVVGTRIRDTFADGVNIHANVANVRVDQSMVRNTGDDGLAMFSEGSAVTGSAYTFNTVQSPALANGIGIFGGSGNRVEDNIVSDNVEAGSGITVGTRFNPVPLSGTTSIRRNTLVRTGSFEHNWNSAIGGLWIYADSAPIAAPIVVEDLTLTDNTYQGVLLSFQKSITQLSFDRVTIAGAGTYGIETNATGSASIAHTTVTGATSGGLLNDGGYTLVRGAGNSGF; via the coding sequence GTGTCCACGGTCCCGGCGCACGCCGCGACCACCCGTCTCGAAGCCGAATCCGCCTCGCTCTCCGGCGGTACGGTCGTCGAAACCGATCACACCGGTTACAGCGGCAGCGGGTTCGTCGGCGGCTTCACCGACGGCCACCGCGGCACCGCGCGGACGACCTTCGCCGTCTCCGCCGCTTCGGCGGGTTCGTACACCCTGGCGCTCGGCTACGCGAACGGCACCGGCTCTTCTCGAACCCTCACCCTGACCGTGGATTCCACGGCACAGCAGATTTCCCTGCCCGCAACAGCTTCCTGGGACAGCTGGGGCTCGGCGAGCGTGGCCGTCCCGCTCGGCGCGGGCGCGCACAGCGTGTCCTACACCTTCGGCTCGGGTGACAGCGGGAACGTCAACCTGGACCGCCTCGACGTGACGCCGTCCGCGACCGGGCAGGCAGGGCCGCTGTTCGAAGCGGAGAACGCGACGCTGTCCGGCGGCGCGGTCGTCGCGACCGACCACCCCGGCTACAGCGGGACCGGATTCGTCGGCGGGTACACCGACGGGAACAAGGGAGCCGCGCGGACGTCGTTCGCGGTCAAGGTGACGACCGCCGGGCCGCAGTCGCTCGCGCTCCGGTACGCGAACGGCACCGGTGCCGCCATGACGCTTTCGCTCTATGTCGACAGTGTCCGGCAGCGGCAGGTGTCGCTGCCCGCGTCGGCGAACTGGGACACCTGGACGTCGGCGACCGAGTCCGTGACGCTGACCGCGGGTGACCACACGGTGGCGTACGCCTTCGACAGCACCGATTCCGGCAACGTGAACCTGGACAGCCTGACCGTGACCGCTTCGGTGCCCGCCGGACCGGGCGAGGCGGAAGCGGCGTTCCTCTCCGGTGGCGCGACCGTCGGCGCGACGACCGCCGGCTACACCGGTCCGGGCTATGTGACGGGCTTCGCGACGACAGGCGCGCGTCTGGTGCGCACCTTCGCGATGGCGTCGGCGGGAACGGCGACCGCGACGATCCGGTTCAGTGGTGCAGGCACCCTCGCGGTGTCGGCGAACGGCCGCGACGCCGGGACCGCGTCCCTGCCCGCCGGCACCGGCTGGCGGACGGCGACGTTCTCGGTGCCGGTCCGCGCCGGCGTCAACACGCTGCAACTGGCCGGGACCGGCAGCGACGTCCTGGTCGACAGCGTCGTCGTCGCGAACGAGACGGCACTGGCCGCGCGTGGCGCGACGACGCCGTACACCGAGTACGAGGCCGAAGCCGGGTCGACGACCGGGACCGTGCTCGCCGCGGACCGGACGTTCCACACGGTCCAGGCCGAGTCGAGCGGCCGCCGCGCCGTGCGGCTGGGCGCGACCGGACAGTCCGTGAGCTTCTCGCTGACCAAGCCCACGAACGCCGTCACGCTGCGGTTCTCGATCCCGGACACCGCGGACGGCGCCGGGCAGACGGCGCCGCTGGCGCTCTACGCGAACGGAACGAAGATCCGCGACCTGTCCCTGACGTCGAACTACAGCTGGGTCTACGGCGCGTACCCGTACACGAACGCGCCGTCGCAGGGCAGCCCGCACCGGTTCTACGACGAGACGCGCGCGCAGATCGGCGACTGGCCAGCGGGCACGGTCCTGAAGCTGCAGAAGGACGCGTCGAGCACGGCCGCGTACTACGACGTCGACCTGCTGGACGCCGAGCAAGCGCCAGCCGCGGCGACCGCCCCCGCGGGTGCGTTGTCGATCACGTCGTACGGCGCGGTGCCGGACAACGGCTCGGACGCGACCGGGGCGATCAACGCCGCGATCGCGGCGGGCGCGGCCCAGAACAAGCCCGTCTGGATCCCGGTCGGGACGTTCCGGATCACGTCGAAGATCAACGTCGCGAACGCGCGGGTTTACGGCGCGGGTCCCTGGTACTCGGTGATCCAGGGCACCGGTCCGCGCGGCGGCTTCTTCGGGACGGGCAGCAACGTCACGCTGGCCGACTTCGCGATCTTCGGTGACGTCCGGATCCGCGACGACAACGGTTCGGACGGCGCGCTGGACGGCAACTTCGGGACGGGGTCGTTGATCCAGAACCTGTGGATTGAGCACACCAAGGTCGGGCTGTGGACCGATTCGGGCACGAACGGCCTGTACGTGGTCGGCACGCGGATCCGCGACACGTTCGCGGACGGCGTCAACATCCACGCCAACGTGGCCAATGTGCGGGTCGACCAGTCCATGGTCCGCAACACCGGCGATGACGGGCTGGCGATGTTCTCCGAAGGCAGCGCCGTGACCGGGAGCGCGTACACGTTCAACACGGTCCAGTCGCCGGCGCTGGCGAACGGCATCGGCATCTTCGGCGGCAGCGGCAACCGCGTCGAGGACAACATCGTCTCGGACAACGTCGAGGCGGGCTCGGGCATCACGGTCGGCACCCGCTTCAACCCGGTCCCGCTGTCCGGCACGACGTCGATCCGGCGCAACACGCTGGTGAGGACCGGCAGCTTCGAGCACAACTGGAATTCGGCGATCGGCGGCCTCTGGATCTACGCGGATTCGGCACCCATCGCGGCCCCGATCGTCGTCGAGGACCTGACGCTGACCGACAACACGTACCAGGGTGTGCTGCTGAGCTTCCAGAAGTCGATCACGCAGCTGAGCTTCGACCGCGTGACGATCGCCGGAGCGGGCACGTACGGCATCGAGACGAACGCGACGGGCAGCGCATCGATCGCGCACACAACGGTGACGGGCGCCACGTCCGGCGGCTTGCTCAACGACGGCGGCTACACGCTGGTGCGAGGCGCCGGGAACTCCGGCTTCTGA
- a CDS encoding YajQ family cyclic di-GMP-binding protein, giving the protein MADPSFDVVSKVDRQEVDNALNQASKELGTRFDFRGTGTTINWSGEEAIAIESETEERALAAVEVFKEKLIKRSISLKAFEADEPALSGKIYKLSGKIIQGIASDKAKQIAKFIRDEGPKGVQAQIQGDQLRVSGKKKDQLQDVIALLKGKDFEIALQFTNYR; this is encoded by the coding sequence GTGGCGGATCCCTCTTTCGACGTCGTGAGCAAGGTCGACCGCCAGGAGGTGGACAACGCGCTGAACCAGGCGAGCAAGGAGCTGGGCACGCGCTTCGACTTCCGCGGCACCGGCACGACGATCAACTGGTCCGGCGAGGAGGCGATCGCGATCGAGTCCGAGACGGAAGAGCGCGCGCTGGCCGCGGTCGAGGTCTTCAAGGAGAAGCTGATCAAGCGCAGCATCTCGTTGAAGGCGTTCGAAGCGGACGAGCCGGCCCTCTCGGGCAAGATCTACAAGCTCAGCGGCAAGATCATCCAGGGCATCGCGTCGGACAAGGCGAAGCAGATCGCCAAGTTCATCCGGGACGAGGGCCCGAAGGGTGTGCAGGCCCAGATCCAGGGTGACCAGCTGCGGGTTTCGGGCAAGAAGAAGGACCAGCTGCAGGACGTGATCGCCTTGCTCAAGGGCAAGGACTTCGAGATCGCGCTGCAGTTCACGAACTACCGCTGA
- a CDS encoding carbohydrate ABC transporter permease produces MTLTAARPATATSRPPARARRRRTPLTWVRGGGLGTVLFLLPMLAVFGLFSWRPIGQAVVMSFQQTNLVSDPVFVGLDNYRAVLSDPQLWNAVGNTLWFAVLALLLGYPIPLLAAVLMSEVRRAKGLYSALAYLPVVIPPVVAVLLWKFFYDASPNGVFNTVLGAVGISPAPWLQSASTAMFSLVAEATWAAAGATIIIYLAALTSVPPEQYEAAEIDGASVRGKVWHVTLPHLRGVLLITFILQIVGTAQVFLEPFLFTGGGPARSTTTILLLVYNYAFADSLGGDYGAATALSVLLALVLGLFSAVYFRLTRSWSKS; encoded by the coding sequence GTGACGCTCACGGCGGCCCGGCCGGCGACGGCGACCTCGCGCCCGCCGGCCCGGGCCCGCCGCCGGCGCACGCCGCTGACGTGGGTGCGCGGCGGCGGCCTCGGCACCGTGCTGTTCCTGCTGCCGATGCTGGCGGTGTTCGGGCTGTTCTCGTGGCGGCCGATCGGCCAGGCCGTCGTGATGAGCTTCCAGCAGACGAACCTCGTCTCCGACCCGGTGTTCGTCGGCCTGGACAACTATCGCGCGGTGCTCAGTGATCCGCAGCTGTGGAACGCCGTCGGCAACACGCTGTGGTTCGCGGTGCTCGCGCTGCTGCTCGGCTACCCGATCCCGCTGCTGGCCGCGGTGCTGATGAGTGAGGTCCGCCGGGCGAAGGGGCTCTACAGCGCGCTGGCCTACCTGCCGGTGGTGATCCCGCCGGTGGTGGCCGTGCTGCTGTGGAAGTTCTTCTACGACGCGAGCCCGAACGGCGTGTTCAACACCGTGCTGGGCGCCGTCGGGATCAGCCCGGCGCCGTGGCTGCAGTCGGCGTCGACGGCGATGTTCTCGCTGGTCGCGGAGGCGACCTGGGCGGCGGCCGGTGCCACGATCATCATCTACCTCGCGGCGCTGACCAGCGTCCCGCCCGAGCAGTACGAGGCGGCCGAGATCGACGGCGCGTCGGTCCGGGGCAAGGTCTGGCACGTCACGCTGCCGCACCTGCGCGGGGTCCTGCTGATCACGTTCATCCTGCAGATCGTCGGCACGGCGCAGGTGTTCCTCGAGCCGTTCCTGTTCACCGGCGGCGGCCCGGCGCGGTCGACGACCACGATCCTGCTGCTCGTCTACAACTACGCCTTCGCCGACAGCCTCGGCGGCGACTACGGCGCGGCGACCGCGTTGAGCGTCCTGCTCGCCCTGGTGCTGGGCCTGTTCTCCGCCGTGTACTTCCGCCTCACCCGCTCCTGGAGCAAGTCATGA